Proteins found in one Zea mays cultivar B73 chromosome 1, Zm-B73-REFERENCE-NAM-5.0, whole genome shotgun sequence genomic segment:
- the LOC100281556 gene encoding lectin-like receptor kinase 7 precursor, with translation MSSSRKPKTPILLFFLFLLASLAFSQEFTYKGFSASGRGGSPNLNLNGTSATEILPSGILRLTNETSRLFGHAFYPTPLRFLDQKNGTAVSFSTQFAFTVVPEFPTLGGHGFAFVVAPDPRMSGALPSQYLGLLSAADVGNATNHLFAIEFDTVQDFEFDDVNGNHVGVDLNSLISNASAKADPLNLKSGDTTAWVDYDGAARLLNVSIANGTLGKPTTPLISFRVDLSGIFREQMYVGFSASTGVLASSHYLRGWSFRLGAGAAPALDLSSLPSLPQLKSSKNRTSLILAVAFSAFVALVVLAGAGAYGAYRYKNRDIIEPWELDYGPHRFKYAELRRATRGFREREVLGSGGFGKVYRGVLRKSGETVAVKRVNHESRQGLREFVAEIASIGRLRHRNLVQLQGWCRRRGDLLLVYDYMPNGSLDRHLFGDHLKASRLTWPVRYRILRDVASALLYLHEGWESVVLHRDVKASNVLLDADMSARLGDFGLAKLHERGTNPSTTRVVGTLGYLAPELTRTGKATTAADVFAFGALVLEVVAGRHPIEPRAPPEELVLAEWAWERYAAGEVEKVVDARLAGAYDFAEAAAAVKVGLWCSHPAPATRPTMREVARYLDGGDASEVPEPPPPPPMPPAYSGEVGFDDFVHSYPSSSFERAAAAGGGWDGGTQMSVATFPFSSLSMRSSHVST, from the coding sequence ATGTCAAGCTCCAGGAAACCCAAGACTCccatcctcctcttcttcctcttccTTCTCGCCAGCCTCGCCTTCTCCCAAGAGTTCACCTACAAGGGCTTCAGCGCCAGTGGCCGCGGCGGGAGCCCGAACCTGAACCTGAACGGCACGTCGGCAACCGAGATCTTGCCCAGCGGCATCCTCCGCCTCACCAACGAGACGTCCCGGCTCTTCGGACACGCCTTCTACCCGACCCCGCTGCGCTTCCTGGACCAGAAGAACGGCACCGCCGTGTCCTTCTCCACGCAGTTCGCCTTTACCGTGGTGCCCGAGTTCCCGACGCTCGGCGGCCACGGCTTCGCGTTCGTCGTCGCGCCCGACCCGCgcatgtccggtgcgctgccCAGCCAGTACCTGGGCCTACTCAGCGCCGCCGACGTCGGCAACGCCACCAACCACCTCTTCGCCATCGAGTTCGACACCGTGCAGGACTTCGAGTTCGACGACGTCAACGGCAACCACGTCGGCGTCGACCTCAACAGCCTCATCTCCAACGCGTCCGCCAAGGCCGACCCTTTGAACCTCAAGTCCGGGGACACCACCGCCTGGGTCGACTACGACGGCGCCGCCAGGTTGCTTAACGTCTCCATCGCCAACGGCACGTTGGGGAAGCCCACCACGCCGCTCATCTCCTTCCGCGTCGACCTCTCTGGGATCTTCCGCGAGCAGATGTACGTCGGCTTCTCGGCGTCCACGGGAGTCCTCGCGAGCTCGCACTACCTCAGGGGTTGGAGCTTTCGCCTCGGCGCCGGCGCCGCGCCGGCGCTGGATCTCTCGTCCCTGCCGTCGCTGCCCCAGCTCAAGAGCTCCAAGAACCGGACCTCGCTCATCCTCGCCGTCGCGTTCTCGGCGTTCGTGGCGCTCGTCGTGCTCGCCGGCGCCGGCGCGTACGGTGCGTACCGGTACAAGAACCGCGACATCATCGAGCCGTGGGAGCTGGACTACGGCCCGCATCGGTTCAAGTACGCCGAACTCCGCCGCGCGACGCGCGGGTTCCGCGAGCGCGAGGTGCTCGGATCCGGCGGTTTCGGCAAGGTGTACCGCGGCGTGCTCCGGAAATCCGGCGAGACCGTGGCCGTGAAGCGCGTGAACCACGAGTCCCGGCAGGGCCTCCGCGAGTTCGTGGCGGAGATCGCGTCTATCGGCCGGCTCCGCCACCGCAACCTGGTCCAGCTCCAGGGCTGGTGCCGCCGCCGCGGCGACCTTCTCCTCGTCTACGACTACATGCCCAACGGCAGCCTGGACCGCCACCTCTTCGGCGACCACCTCAAAGCGTCGCGCCTGACCTGGCCGGTCCGCTACCGCATCCTCCGCGACGTCGCGTCGGCGCTGCTGTACCTGCACGAGGGATGGGAGAGCGTCGTCCTCCACCGCGACGTCAAGGCCAGCAACGTGCTCCTCGACGCCGACATGTCGGCGCGGCTCGGCGACTTCGGTCTCGCCAAGCTCCACGAGCGCGGGACCAACCCGAGCACGACGCGCGTGGTGGGCACCCTGGGGTACCTGGCTCCCGAGCTGACGCGGACGGGGAAGGCCACGACGGCTGCCGACGTGTTCGCGTTCGGTGCCCTGGTGCTGGAGGTGGTGGCCGGGCGGCATCCCATAGAGCCCCGCGCGCCGCCCGAGGAGCTGGTGCTGGCCGAGTGGGCGTGGGAGCGGTACGCGGCGGGGGAGGTGGAGAAGGTGGTGGACGCCCGGCTCGCCGGCGCGTACGACTTCGCGGAGGCCGCCGCGGCCGTGAAGGTGGGGCTGTGGTGCTCGCACCCGGCGCCGGCGACGCGGCCCACCATGCGGGAGGTGGCGAGGTACCTTGACGGCGGGGATGCCAGCGAGGTGCCGGAGCCTCCTCCCCCGCCTCCCATGCCGCCGGCATACTCTGGCGAGGTCGGGTTCGACGATTTCGTGCACTCGTACCCGTCGTCGTCGTTCGAGCGCGCCGCCGCAGCTGGCGGCGGCTGGGACGGCGGGACCCAGATGTCGGTCGCCACGTTCCCCTTCTCGTCTCTGTCCATGCGGTCATCTCACGTCAGCACGTGA